A DNA window from Xanthomonas campestris pv. campestris str. ATCC 33913 contains the following coding sequences:
- a CDS encoding glycoside hydrolase family 5 protein has translation MNTISRLAQRLVLILAGLVLASSAHAGLSVSGTQLKESNGNTLILRGINLPHAWFADRTDAALAQIAATGANSVRVVLSSGHRWNRTPEAEVARIIARCKALGLIAVLEVHDTTGYGEDGAAGSLANAASYWTSVRTALVGQEDYVIINIGNEPFGNQLSASEWVNGHANAIATLRGAGLTHALMVDAPNWGQDWQFYMRDNAAALLARDSRRNLIFSVHMYEVFGSDAVVDSYLRTFRSNNLALVVGEFGADHRGAPVDEAAIMRRAREYGVGYLGWSWSGNDSSTQSLDIVLGWDPARLSSWGRSLIQGPDGIAATSRRARVFGARVRAME, from the coding sequence ATGAACACCATTTCTCGCCTGGCGCAACGCCTGGTCCTGATCCTTGCCGGCCTGGTGCTGGCCTCATCCGCGCACGCCGGCTTGTCCGTGTCGGGCACACAGCTGAAGGAATCCAATGGCAATACCTTGATCCTGCGCGGCATCAACCTGCCGCATGCCTGGTTTGCCGATCGCACTGATGCCGCGCTGGCGCAGATTGCGGCCACCGGTGCCAACAGCGTGCGGGTGGTGCTCAGTTCCGGCCACCGCTGGAACCGCACGCCCGAGGCCGAGGTGGCGCGCATCATCGCGCGCTGCAAGGCCCTGGGGCTGATCGCGGTGCTGGAGGTGCACGACACCACCGGCTATGGCGAAGACGGCGCCGCCGGCAGCCTGGCCAATGCCGCCAGTTACTGGACCAGCGTGCGCACTGCGCTGGTGGGCCAGGAAGACTACGTGATCATCAACATCGGCAACGAGCCCTTCGGCAATCAGCTCAGTGCCAGCGAATGGGTCAACGGCCACGCCAATGCGATCGCCACGCTGCGTGGCGCCGGGCTCACGCATGCGCTGATGGTGGATGCGCCCAACTGGGGCCAGGACTGGCAGTTCTACATGCGCGACAACGCGGCGGCGTTGCTGGCGCGCGACAGCCGCCGCAACCTGATTTTCAGCGTGCACATGTACGAGGTGTTCGGCAGCGACGCGGTGGTGGACAGCTACCTGCGCACCTTCCGCAGCAACAATCTTGCGCTGGTGGTGGGCGAGTTCGGCGCCGATCATCGCGGCGCGCCCGTGGACGAGGCGGCGATCATGCGCCGCGCGCGCGAGTACGGCGTGGGCTATCTCGGCTGGTCGTGGTCGGGCAACGACAGCAGCACGCAGTCGCTGGATATCGTGCTCGGTTGGGATCCTGCGCGTTTGAGCAGTTGGGGACGCAGCCTGATCCAGGGCCCGGACGGCATTGCCGCGACCTCGCGCCGTGCGCGGGTGTTCGGTGCGCGCGTGCGGGCGATGGAGTGA
- a CDS encoding sensor domain-containing phosphodiesterase, whose translation MHSTPAPVASPLPSALDEAARLAVLHGLCLLDSPPDPVFDTIAAMAARMLGTEIALVSLVDEHRQWFKARVGLEAPETPRKHAFCAHALRSDDVLVIPDALLDPRFCNNPLVLGAPHIRFYAGAPLKLRDGHTIGTLCVIGTSPRAGLDAEQRIQLEGLRDLAVLRVENLRSSTYRNGPTGLPNRARFSEDLDAVLLQRTADSAATAIAVDLCGSDYFRDMVKALGWDYADGYVALAYKRLISKLPAGTALYRLDTTTFAFMVTTADPLRLSALCSKISKGFVAPLEHQGIPHTAVASIGAVLLETSYGAADTLRSLTTSVDVAREHCLTWSLYERKHDVVQRNTFRLLAALPAALASSNQLRLHYQPRVDLHDHRCVAVEALLRWQHPMIGPVMPSDFIPMAEKTALINRITAWVIDQGIAQAARWQQQGLDFNLALNVSAADLDQPGFVGLLRRGLDRHKLDPRRLEIEFTESAMIRHPEHLSEQLAAVAALGVHIAIDDFGTGYSNFSYLKQLPASSLKIDQSFVRSLPDSRTDRTLVPAMIQLGHSLGQRVVAEGIESAQAYAQLRSWGCDEGQGYWIAKPMPAAALEAWLETPWYQRATDAAPPAPQLEAARL comes from the coding sequence ATGCATTCCACGCCCGCCCCTGTCGCCTCCCCCCTCCCGTCTGCGCTCGATGAAGCGGCACGGCTGGCGGTCCTGCACGGTCTTTGCCTGCTGGACTCGCCGCCGGACCCGGTGTTCGACACCATCGCCGCCATGGCCGCACGCATGCTGGGGACCGAGATCGCCCTGGTCTCCTTGGTGGACGAACACCGCCAATGGTTCAAAGCCCGCGTCGGCCTGGAAGCGCCTGAGACCCCGCGCAAACATGCCTTCTGCGCGCACGCGCTGCGCTCCGATGACGTCCTGGTGATTCCCGATGCCTTGCTGGACCCGCGCTTCTGCAACAACCCGCTGGTACTGGGTGCGCCGCATATCCGCTTTTACGCTGGCGCACCGCTCAAGCTGCGCGATGGCCACACCATCGGCACGCTGTGCGTGATTGGCACCAGCCCGCGTGCCGGGCTGGATGCGGAGCAACGCATCCAACTGGAAGGCCTGCGCGACCTGGCCGTGCTGCGGGTCGAAAACCTGCGCAGCAGTACCTACCGCAATGGCCCCACCGGCCTGCCCAACCGCGCGCGCTTCAGCGAAGACCTGGACGCGGTATTGCTGCAACGCACGGCCGATTCCGCCGCCACCGCGATCGCGGTGGACCTGTGCGGCAGCGATTACTTCCGCGACATGGTCAAGGCGCTGGGCTGGGATTACGCAGACGGCTATGTGGCGCTGGCCTACAAGCGTTTGATCAGCAAATTGCCGGCCGGCACCGCCTTGTATCGGCTGGATACGACCACCTTCGCCTTCATGGTCACCACCGCCGACCCGCTACGCCTGAGCGCGCTGTGCAGCAAGATTTCCAAGGGGTTCGTGGCGCCGCTGGAGCACCAGGGCATTCCGCACACTGCGGTCGCCTCGATTGGCGCGGTGCTGCTGGAAACCAGCTACGGCGCCGCCGACACGCTGCGCTCGCTCACCACCTCGGTGGATGTCGCCCGCGAACATTGCCTGACCTGGAGCCTGTACGAGCGTAAGCACGACGTGGTCCAGCGCAACACCTTCCGCCTGCTGGCCGCCCTGCCCGCCGCGCTGGCCAGCAGCAATCAGCTGCGCCTGCACTACCAGCCGCGCGTGGATCTGCACGATCACCGCTGCGTGGCGGTGGAAGCGCTACTGCGCTGGCAGCACCCGATGATCGGCCCGGTGATGCCGTCGGACTTCATTCCGATGGCTGAAAAAACCGCGCTGATCAACCGCATCACCGCCTGGGTGATCGACCAGGGCATCGCCCAGGCCGCACGCTGGCAACAGCAGGGCCTGGACTTCAACCTGGCCTTGAACGTGTCGGCCGCCGATCTGGATCAACCCGGTTTCGTCGGGTTGCTGCGCCGCGGCCTGGACCGCCACAAGCTCGACCCGCGCCGGCTGGAGATCGAATTCACCGAAAGCGCGATGATCCGCCACCCCGAGCATCTGTCCGAGCAACTGGCGGCCGTTGCGGCGCTGGGCGTGCATATCGCCATCGACGACTTCGGCACCGGCTACAGCAATTTCAGCTACCTCAAACAACTGCCGGCCAGCTCGCTGAAGATCGATCAATCCTTCGTCCGCTCGCTGCCGGACAGCCGCACCGACCGCACCCTGGTGCCGGCGATGATCCAGCTCGGCCACAGCCTGGGCCAGCGTGTGGTGGCCGAAGGGATCGAGTCGGCGCAGGCCTACGCACAGCTGCGCAGCTGGGGCTGCGACGAAGGCCAGGGCTACTGGATCGCCAAGCCGATGCCTGCCGCAGCGCTGGAAGCCTGGTTGGAGACACCGTGGTACCAACGCGCCACCGACGCTGCCCCGCCAGCACCGCAACTGGAAGCCGCGCGCCTCTGA
- a CDS encoding sensor histidine kinase: MNTSDASFLRTLCSLRWLATAGQAATILVASGLMGLTLPQEPLWAGVAALAVFNLYAQLRVAHRGAVSPATEFGHILVDVTVLTWMVGWSGGIANPFGSLFLVLIALAALALPLSWAMAVAAACVAGYVISAAFGLPLPYGGFDPLTLHMWGMAANFLLSTVVVLVFATRLALSLREREREISTLRERFARNEGIVALATHAASVAHELNTPLATMTLLADDIADQCDQVELREDLETLRELLVQCHERVLALAAPADNGHLSREVAVRDVLEQWRLVRPTIELRRNEDAPLRLMLQPGVSHLLMVLLNNAADAGERAGRPLIDLTLRVEDDQLVGEVRDYGLGFDTSQAMLPGTLFNSGKPDGMGVGLALSHATVERLQGELWMLPAEGSGARVGFRLPLSEHEALA; the protein is encoded by the coding sequence ATGAATACCTCCGACGCCTCCTTCCTGCGGACCCTGTGCAGCCTGCGCTGGCTGGCCACCGCCGGCCAGGCCGCCACCATCCTGGTCGCCAGCGGGCTCATGGGCCTCACCCTGCCGCAGGAGCCGCTCTGGGCCGGGGTGGCCGCGCTGGCGGTGTTCAACCTGTATGCGCAGTTGCGGGTGGCGCACCGCGGCGCGGTCAGCCCGGCCACCGAGTTCGGCCACATCCTGGTCGATGTGACGGTGCTGACCTGGATGGTGGGCTGGAGCGGCGGCATCGCCAACCCGTTCGGTTCGCTGTTCCTGGTGCTGATCGCGCTGGCCGCGCTCGCCCTGCCGCTGAGCTGGGCGATGGCGGTGGCGGCGGCCTGCGTGGCCGGCTACGTCATCAGCGCCGCATTCGGCTTGCCACTGCCGTACGGCGGCTTCGACCCGTTGACCCTGCACATGTGGGGCATGGCGGCCAACTTCCTGCTTTCCACCGTGGTGGTGCTGGTGTTCGCCACCCGGCTGGCGTTGTCGCTGCGCGAGCGCGAACGCGAGATCTCCACACTGCGCGAGCGCTTTGCACGCAACGAAGGCATCGTGGCGCTGGCCACGCATGCCGCCTCGGTGGCGCATGAGCTCAACACCCCGCTGGCGACGATGACCCTGCTGGCCGACGACATCGCCGACCAGTGCGATCAGGTCGAGCTGCGCGAAGACCTGGAAACCCTGCGCGAGCTGTTGGTGCAATGCCACGAGCGCGTGCTTGCGCTGGCCGCACCGGCCGACAACGGCCATCTCAGCCGCGAGGTGGCGGTGCGCGATGTGCTGGAACAGTGGCGCCTGGTGCGCCCGACCATCGAGCTGCGCCGCAATGAAGACGCGCCGCTGCGGCTGATGCTGCAGCCCGGCGTGAGCCACCTGTTGATGGTGCTGCTCAACAACGCCGCCGATGCCGGCGAACGCGCCGGCCGGCCGCTGATCGACCTCACCCTGCGCGTGGAAGACGACCAACTGGTCGGCGAAGTGCGCGACTACGGGCTGGGCTTCGACACCTCGCAGGCGATGTTGCCGGGCACCTTGTTCAACAGCGGCAAGCCCGACGGCATGGGCGTGGGACTGGCCCTGTCGCATGCCACCGTCGAGCGGCTGCAGGGTGAACTGTGGATGCTTCCCGCCGAAGGCAGCGGCGCCCGCGTCGGTTTCCGCCTGCCGCTCTCCGAACACGAGGCCCTTGCATGA
- a CDS encoding phosphatase PAP2 family protein, producing the protein MSVGPAESPTGFKTWLQRNAWRFGLLFAGVLLPLGLFVDLADEVHELENFYFDEPLLWSLRSIASPGLDAFFSIVSKVGYQYGVIPLDIAIVLVLLVLRRWREGTFAALGFVGSALLNLGAKQFFQRHRPSLWESIAPESTFSFPSGHAMGSMTLAAVVIALAWRTRWRWPVTSVAGLFALLVGVSRIYLGVHYPSDILGGWSAALVWVVGLYLVMFRGMRRPHWRTPSGAVVERPGRVPFAD; encoded by the coding sequence ATGTCCGTCGGGCCGGCTGAGTCGCCGACCGGATTCAAGACCTGGCTGCAGCGCAATGCGTGGCGGTTCGGCCTGCTGTTTGCGGGCGTGCTGCTGCCGCTGGGATTGTTCGTCGACCTCGCCGACGAAGTGCATGAGCTGGAAAACTTCTATTTCGACGAACCGTTGCTGTGGAGCCTGCGCAGCATTGCCTCGCCGGGGCTGGATGCGTTCTTCAGCATCGTCTCTAAAGTTGGTTACCAGTACGGCGTGATCCCGCTGGATATCGCGATCGTGCTGGTGTTGCTGGTGCTGCGGCGCTGGCGCGAAGGCACCTTCGCCGCGCTTGGGTTTGTGGGCTCGGCGTTGCTCAACCTGGGCGCCAAGCAGTTCTTTCAGCGGCACCGGCCCAGCCTGTGGGAATCGATCGCCCCGGAAAGCACTTTCAGCTTTCCCAGTGGCCACGCGATGGGCTCGATGACCCTGGCGGCCGTGGTGATTGCATTGGCGTGGCGTACGCGTTGGCGCTGGCCGGTGACCAGTGTTGCCGGCCTGTTCGCGCTGCTGGTCGGTGTCTCGCGCATCTACCTGGGCGTGCATTATCCCTCCGACATCCTCGGCGGCTGGTCGGCTGCATTGGTGTGGGTGGTGGGCCTGTATCTGGTGATGTTTCGCGGTATGCGGCGCCCGCATTGGCGCACGCCGAGCGGGGCGGTGGTGGAGCGGCCCGGGCGCGTGCCGTTCGCTGATTAA
- a CDS encoding response regulator transcription factor encodes MSTPIRTGLLVDDDTLYLRTLQRSLARRGVETLTATDAASALSTARSALPDFALIDLKLGHDSGLNLIQPLREIRPDMRILLVTGYASIATAVEAIKLGADDYLPKPANIPTIMRALGEEDDDLPDPDEEETAQEMMTPLSRLQWEHIQQALHETGGNVSAAARLLGMHRRSLQRKLTKRPSPGPQREPGR; translated from the coding sequence ATGAGCACTCCCATCCGCACCGGCCTGCTGGTCGACGACGACACCCTGTATCTGCGCACCTTGCAACGCAGCCTCGCCCGCCGCGGCGTGGAAACGCTCACCGCCACCGATGCGGCCAGCGCCTTGTCCACCGCACGCAGCGCGCTGCCGGACTTCGCCTTGATCGATCTGAAGCTGGGCCACGACTCGGGATTGAACCTGATCCAGCCGCTGCGCGAGATCCGCCCGGACATGCGCATCCTGCTGGTCACCGGGTACGCGAGCATCGCCACCGCGGTGGAGGCGATCAAGCTCGGCGCCGACGACTACCTGCCCAAGCCAGCCAACATCCCCACCATCATGCGTGCGCTGGGCGAAGAGGACGACGACCTGCCCGATCCGGACGAAGAAGAAACCGCGCAGGAAATGATGACCCCGCTCAGCCGCCTGCAGTGGGAGCACATCCAGCAGGCGCTGCACGAAACCGGCGGCAACGTGTCCGCCGCCGCGCGCCTGCTGGGCATGCACCGCCGCTCGCTGCAGCGCAAGCTCACCAAGCGCCCGAGCCCGGGACCGCAGCGCGAGCCCGGGCGCTGA
- the ispG gene encoding flavodoxin-dependent (E)-4-hydroxy-3-methylbut-2-enyl-diphosphate synthase — translation MYDAVTRPSPPADASAWPRRITQAVKVGNVIVGGGHPVVVQSMTNTDTADIAGSVKQVAELWRAGSEMVRLTVNNAESAAAIPRIVEKLRMMGIEVPLIGDFHYNGHQLLTAEPACAEALAKYRINPGNVGFGKKKDLQFAQLIEFAIQYDKPVRIGANWGSLDQALAAQLMDENSKRETPWDAGRVLREALIRSAVDSAERAVELGLPRERIILSAKVSGVQELIAVYRDMAARCDFALHLGLTEAGIGSKGIVASAAALSVLLQEGIGDTIRISLTPEPGQSRTQEVIVAQELLQTTGQRAFTPLVTACPGCGRTTSEFFQELAGVVQNHVRAKMPEWKISNPGAENMTLAVMGCVVNGPGESRHANIGISLPGTGEAPSAPVFVDGEKTVTLRGENIAYEFIDLIDQYVERTYVRRAG, via the coding sequence ATGTACGACGCCGTCACCCGCCCAAGTCCCCCCGCCGATGCCAGCGCCTGGCCGCGCCGCATCACCCAGGCCGTCAAGGTCGGTAACGTCATTGTGGGCGGAGGCCATCCGGTGGTCGTCCAGTCGATGACCAATACCGACACTGCCGACATCGCCGGCAGCGTCAAGCAGGTCGCCGAGTTGTGGCGGGCCGGCTCGGAAATGGTGCGCCTGACCGTGAACAATGCCGAGTCGGCAGCGGCCATCCCGCGCATCGTCGAGAAGCTGCGCATGATGGGCATCGAAGTGCCGTTGATCGGCGACTTCCACTACAACGGCCACCAGCTGCTCACGGCCGAACCGGCCTGCGCCGAGGCGCTGGCCAAATACCGCATCAATCCGGGCAACGTGGGCTTCGGCAAGAAGAAGGACCTGCAGTTTGCGCAGTTGATCGAATTCGCCATCCAGTACGACAAGCCGGTGCGCATCGGCGCCAACTGGGGCTCGCTGGACCAGGCGTTGGCCGCGCAGCTGATGGACGAAAATTCCAAGCGCGAGACGCCGTGGGATGCGGGCCGGGTGCTGCGCGAAGCGCTGATCCGCTCGGCGGTGGATTCGGCAGAACGCGCCGTGGAACTGGGCTTGCCGCGCGAGCGCATCATCCTGTCGGCCAAGGTGTCCGGCGTGCAGGAATTGATCGCGGTGTACCGCGACATGGCCGCGCGCTGCGACTTCGCGCTGCACCTGGGTCTGACCGAGGCCGGTATCGGCAGCAAGGGCATCGTGGCCTCGGCAGCGGCGCTGAGCGTGCTGCTGCAGGAAGGCATCGGCGACACCATCCGCATTTCGCTGACGCCCGAACCGGGACAGTCGCGCACGCAGGAAGTGATCGTCGCGCAAGAGCTGCTGCAAACCACCGGGCAGCGTGCGTTCACGCCGCTGGTCACCGCCTGCCCCGGCTGCGGCCGTACTACCTCGGAGTTTTTCCAGGAGCTGGCCGGCGTGGTGCAGAACCATGTGCGCGCCAAGATGCCGGAATGGAAGATCAGCAACCCCGGCGCAGAAAACATGACGCTGGCGGTGATGGGCTGCGTGGTCAATGGGCCGGGTGAATCGCGACACGCCAACATCGGTATCTCGCTGCCGGGCACTGGCGAAGCGCCCTCGGCACCGGTGTTCGTGGATGGCGAAAAGACCGTCACCCTGCGCGGCGAGAACATCGCCTACGAATTCATCGACCTGATCGACCAGTACGTCGAACGCACCTATGTCCGTCGGGCCGGCTGA
- a CDS encoding glycoside hydrolase family 3 protein — translation MDMLLRRTAAPVARRALSLATAAAVLMLAACQGKDATSTAAADTTAPAATPAETSTTIHPDQWPSPKWPFSQDQALEQRISDVMAKMSVEEKVAQTIQGDIASMTPDDVRKYRIGSVLAGGNSDPGGKYDAKPAEWLKLADAFYEASMDTSKGGNAIPIIFGIDAVHGQSNIVGATLFPHNIGLGATRNPDLIKKIGEVTAAETRVTGMEWTFAPTVAVPQDDRWGRSYEGYSESPDVVASFAGKMVEGVQGVPGTPQFLDGSHVISSVKHFVGDGGTTDGKDQGDTKVSEATMRDIHAAGYPPAIAAGAQTVMASFNSFNGEKMHGNKVMLTDVLKGRMNFGGFVVGDWNGHGQVKGCTNENCPASFIAGVDMAMASDSWKGIYETELAAVKSGQISMERLDDAVRRILRVKLRLGLLEAGKPSKRPLGGKFELLGAPEHRAIARQAVRESLVLLKNQSGVLPLDPKKRVLVVGDGANDMGKQSGGWTLNWQGTGTKRSDYPNGNTIWEGLNKQITAAGGSAELAVDGAYKTKPDVAVVVFGENPYAEFQGDIATLLYKPGDDSELALLKKFKAEGIPVVAVFLSGRPLWMNQYINVADAFVAAWLPGSEGEGIADVLLRKADGSVQNDFKGKLSFSWPKTAVQFANNVGQKDYDPQFKFGFGLTYADKGDLAALPEESGVSGEQSVGGVYFVRGKPALGIAMQLSNAGQANMPATTLPVGLSDGSLKMSAVDHKAQEDARRLQWSGAKASSVLLVSGKPVDVSRESNGDVQLQLTLRRDSAVTAPVWLGVGCGEKCGGRVDAQKTLAALPQGQWKVVGIPLKCFAVAGADVTKLTQVASIESAAALDIAVSKIALGALNEAEVTVDCPVK, via the coding sequence TTGGACATGCTGCTTCGTCGTACCGCCGCGCCCGTTGCGCGCCGCGCCCTCTCCCTGGCTACCGCTGCTGCGGTGCTGATGCTGGCTGCTTGCCAAGGCAAGGACGCCACGTCCACCGCTGCGGCCGACACGACTGCCCCGGCGGCAACACCGGCCGAGACCTCCACCACCATCCATCCGGACCAGTGGCCGTCGCCGAAGTGGCCGTTCTCCCAGGACCAGGCGCTGGAGCAGCGCATCAGCGACGTGATGGCCAAGATGAGCGTCGAGGAAAAGGTCGCGCAGACCATCCAGGGCGACATCGCCAGCATGACCCCGGACGATGTGCGCAAGTACCGCATCGGTTCGGTGCTGGCCGGTGGCAACTCCGACCCGGGCGGCAAGTACGACGCCAAGCCGGCCGAGTGGCTGAAGCTGGCCGACGCGTTCTATGAAGCGTCGATGGACACCTCCAAGGGTGGCAATGCGATTCCGATCATCTTCGGTATCGATGCGGTGCACGGCCAGAGCAACATCGTCGGCGCCACGCTGTTCCCACACAACATCGGCCTGGGCGCCACGCGCAACCCGGACCTGATCAAGAAGATCGGTGAAGTCACCGCCGCCGAAACCCGCGTCACCGGCATGGAGTGGACCTTTGCGCCCACCGTGGCGGTGCCGCAGGACGACCGCTGGGGCCGCAGCTACGAAGGGTATTCCGAGTCGCCGGACGTGGTGGCCAGCTTCGCCGGCAAGATGGTCGAGGGTGTGCAGGGCGTACCGGGCACGCCGCAGTTCCTGGACGGCAGCCATGTGATTTCGTCGGTGAAGCATTTCGTCGGCGACGGCGGCACCACCGATGGCAAGGACCAGGGCGATACCAAGGTGTCCGAAGCCACCATGCGCGACATCCACGCCGCCGGTTACCCGCCGGCGATTGCCGCTGGTGCGCAGACGGTGATGGCCTCGTTCAACAGCTTCAACGGCGAAAAGATGCACGGCAACAAGGTCATGCTGACCGACGTGCTCAAGGGCCGCATGAATTTCGGCGGCTTCGTGGTTGGCGACTGGAATGGCCATGGCCAGGTTAAAGGCTGCACCAACGAGAACTGCCCAGCCTCGTTCATTGCCGGCGTCGACATGGCGATGGCCTCCGACAGCTGGAAGGGCATCTATGAGACCGAACTGGCCGCGGTGAAGTCCGGCCAGATTTCGATGGAACGCCTGGACGATGCGGTGCGCCGCATCCTGCGCGTCAAGCTGCGCCTGGGCCTGTTGGAAGCCGGCAAGCCGTCCAAGCGCCCGCTCGGTGGCAAGTTCGAGCTGCTCGGCGCGCCCGAGCACCGCGCCATTGCGCGCCAGGCGGTGCGTGAGTCGCTGGTGCTGCTGAAGAACCAGTCCGGCGTCCTGCCGCTGGATCCGAAAAAGCGCGTGCTGGTGGTCGGCGACGGCGCCAACGACATGGGCAAGCAGTCCGGTGGTTGGACGCTGAACTGGCAGGGCACCGGCACCAAGCGCAGCGACTACCCGAACGGCAACACCATCTGGGAAGGCCTGAACAAGCAGATCACCGCAGCCGGCGGCAGCGCCGAGCTGGCCGTGGATGGCGCCTACAAGACCAAGCCCGATGTGGCCGTGGTGGTGTTTGGCGAGAACCCGTATGCAGAATTCCAGGGCGACATCGCCACGCTGCTGTACAAGCCGGGCGACGACAGCGAGCTGGCGTTGCTGAAGAAGTTCAAGGCCGAAGGCATCCCGGTGGTGGCAGTGTTCCTGAGCGGCCGCCCGCTGTGGATGAATCAGTACATCAACGTGGCCGATGCATTCGTCGCCGCGTGGTTGCCGGGCTCCGAAGGCGAGGGCATTGCCGACGTGCTGTTGCGCAAGGCCGATGGCAGCGTGCAGAACGACTTCAAGGGCAAGCTGAGCTTCTCCTGGCCCAAGACCGCGGTGCAGTTCGCCAACAACGTCGGCCAGAAGGACTACGACCCGCAGTTCAAGTTCGGCTTCGGCCTGACCTACGCGGACAAGGGCGATCTGGCTGCGCTGCCGGAAGAATCGGGCGTCTCCGGTGAGCAGTCGGTGGGCGGGGTGTACTTCGTGCGCGGCAAGCCGGCGCTCGGCATTGCGATGCAGCTGTCCAACGCCGGCCAGGCCAACATGCCGGCGACCACGCTGCCGGTGGGCTTGTCCGATGGCAGCCTGAAGATGAGTGCGGTGGACCACAAGGCGCAGGAAGATGCGCGCCGCCTGCAGTGGTCCGGTGCCAAGGCCTCCAGCGTGCTGCTGGTGTCCGGCAAGCCGGTGGATGTGTCGCGCGAAAGCAATGGCGACGTGCAGTTGCAGCTGACCCTGCGCCGCGACAGCGCGGTGACCGCGCCGGTGTGGCTGGGCGTGGGCTGTGGCGAAAAGTGCGGCGGCCGTGTGGATGCGCAGAAGACCCTGGCCGCGTTGCCGCAGGGCCAGTGGAAGGTGGTGGGCATCCCGCTGAAGTGCTTTGCGGTAGCCGGCGCCGACGTGACCAAGCTGACCCAGGTCGCCAGCATTGAAAGCGCCGCGGCGCTGGACATCGCGGTGTCCAAGATTGCGCTGGGCGCACTCAACGAAGCCGAAGTCACGGTCGACTGCCCGGTCAAGTAA
- a CDS encoding sodium/sugar symporter: MGLATLDIVIVLVYLAGIFVLAQWVSREKAGHSKSAEDYFLASKSLPWWAIGASLIAANISAEQIIGMAGSGYAIGLAIASYEWMAALTLLIVGKFFLPIFLRNGIYTMPQFLEQRYGKWIRTLMAVFWLLLYVFVNLTSILWLGSIAVSQVTGMDQTLALTLIGVFALVYQLYGGLKAVALTDIVQVTLLVLGGLLVTGLTLSRIGDGAGVLAGFKQLWSAHPEHFHMILSKDNPFYKDLPGLSVLLGGLWVMNISYWGFNQYIIQRALAAKNIGEAQKGMVFAAFLKLLMPVVIVVPGIAAVVLAPDLAKPDQAYPTMMQLLPTGILGLVFAALVAAIVASLASKINSVATIFTLDFYAKFRPQTEQKQLVRVGRIVAAVSVLIGILTARPLLGNFDQGFQFIQEFTGFFTPGVVVIFMLGLFWKRANEAGALTAAIGSVVLSFALKILWPALPFMDRIGVVFVAALVLAVVVSLLTPATQARDLIRTKDVAYGTTLGFKIGAVGVVAILIALYAVFW; the protein is encoded by the coding sequence GTGGGTTTGGCGACGTTGGATATCGTGATCGTGCTGGTGTATCTGGCCGGCATCTTCGTGCTCGCGCAGTGGGTGTCGCGCGAGAAGGCCGGGCACAGCAAGAGTGCCGAAGACTACTTCCTGGCCAGCAAGTCGCTGCCGTGGTGGGCGATCGGCGCTTCGCTGATCGCAGCGAATATTTCTGCCGAGCAGATCATCGGCATGGCCGGTTCCGGCTATGCGATCGGCCTGGCCATCGCTTCCTATGAGTGGATGGCGGCGTTGACGCTGCTGATCGTTGGCAAGTTCTTCCTGCCGATCTTCCTGCGCAACGGCATCTACACCATGCCGCAGTTCCTGGAGCAGCGTTACGGCAAGTGGATCCGCACGCTGATGGCGGTGTTCTGGCTGCTGCTGTACGTGTTCGTCAATCTCACCTCGATCCTGTGGCTGGGCTCGATCGCGGTCAGCCAGGTCACCGGCATGGACCAGACCCTGGCACTGACCCTGATCGGCGTGTTCGCGCTGGTGTATCAGCTGTACGGCGGTTTGAAGGCCGTGGCCCTGACCGACATCGTGCAGGTCACTTTGCTGGTGTTGGGCGGTCTGCTGGTGACCGGCCTGACGTTGTCGCGCATCGGCGATGGCGCTGGCGTGCTGGCCGGCTTCAAGCAGCTGTGGAGTGCGCACCCGGAGCACTTCCACATGATCCTCAGCAAGGACAACCCGTTCTACAAGGATCTGCCTGGCCTGAGCGTGCTGCTGGGCGGGCTGTGGGTGATGAACATCAGCTACTGGGGCTTCAACCAGTACATCATCCAGCGCGCACTGGCCGCCAAGAACATCGGTGAAGCGCAGAAGGGCATGGTGTTCGCGGCCTTCCTGAAGCTGCTGATGCCGGTGGTGATCGTGGTGCCGGGCATTGCCGCAGTGGTGCTGGCACCGGATCTGGCCAAGCCTGATCAGGCGTACCCCACCATGATGCAGCTGTTGCCGACCGGCATCCTGGGCCTGGTGTTTGCCGCGCTGGTGGCCGCGATCGTGGCCTCGCTGGCGTCGAAAATCAATTCGGTGGCGACGATCTTTACCCTGGATTTCTACGCCAAGTTCCGCCCGCAGACCGAGCAGAAACAGCTGGTGCGTGTGGGTCGCATCGTTGCCGCCGTCTCGGTGCTGATCGGCATCCTTACCGCACGGCCGTTGCTGGGCAACTTCGACCAGGGCTTCCAGTTCATCCAGGAATTCACCGGCTTCTTTACCCCCGGTGTGGTGGTGATCTTCATGCTGGGGCTGTTCTGGAAGCGTGCCAATGAAGCCGGCGCATTGACTGCGGCGATCGGCTCGGTGGTGCTGTCGTTCGCGCTCAAGATCCTGTGGCCGGCACTGCCCTTCATGGACCGCATCGGCGTAGTGTTCGTCGCCGCGCTGGTGCTGGCGGTGGTGGTGTCGCTCCTGACACCGGCCACGCAGGCACGCGATCTGATCCGCACCAAGGACGTGGCCTACGGCACCACGCTGGGCTTCAAGATCGGCGCGGTGGGCGTGGTTGCGATTCTGATCGCGCTGTACGCGGTGTTCTGGTAA